The following nucleotide sequence is from Dunckerocampus dactyliophorus isolate RoL2022-P2 chromosome 7, RoL_Ddac_1.1, whole genome shotgun sequence.
GTAGGTTTCCCCGTCACTTTCTCTACCAGCTCctccatggcagtgacgttgctCCTGAGGGGAGTAGGGGAAGAGGGGCTACGAGGTGAGTGGATGACTGAACTGGGGTCACTCACAAGGCTCCGGAGCCCACTGTTAAACATTGGCTGCATCTGGACACTCTGGATGGTGGGGGGCAGAACAGCAGTAGAGCTCTTTATAGCACCTTGGAGCTGGTAAGCCGCATGAATGCTAGGATATCCACCCCATGTGGGAGTGCCTGTCTGAGCCTTGCTAATGGCGCTTGACACTGTGTTTTCAAGGGATTTAAGTATATCTAGACCTTCTTTAGGAGTTTCTTCCAGATCTTCTTCTCTAAGATATTTATATGATGTGGCGTCAGTCTCAACTTTTTCACCCGTGTCGTCTTTCTCctcctttatttttttctccactggCTCCCCACTTTCAACTTTCTCATCCTCACTCACTTCCCGCTTTTCCTCTGAGCCAGAGGAGAGGGCAGGGGACACAGGCTGAGACTTAACACTATTAGGAACAGGGAGTCTGGTGGTGGTTGGTGGTAGTGGGATAGACTGAATCTTTTCTTCCACCACAGGATCGAACACCAGTTGTTTCCCTTTCTTAGATGCCGAATTTGTGACCTTCAAAAAGTGACCAGTGACCATCATGTGAGCAGTAAGCTGTTGCAGCGTATCATGAGAGCTACCACACTCCATGCATTTGAGTATCTGGGCTTTTCGAGCTTCAAACTGCCATGTATAGCTGGCGCCATTCTGGTAGCCATAGCGGTTGTTTGCTGTTACATAAGGGTTAGCTGCTGCTTTTGCATCTTTGCCAACATCACCAAGTGATGCATTTCCACCGGTACCACCGGTATGGATAGAGTCTGGGGAGCACGGCGATATTATAGCATCTTGGATTGCTCGTTTTTTAGCGGATGCGGGTACGAGTTTAGTGGCCAAGGCTGGCACTGGTTCTTTGAGAGGCACTTTCTGGTAATGCTTGGTCTTAATCATATGAACGCTGAGATCCTGCAGTGATTCGAATGAGTGGCCACAGTACATACACTTCAGCACCTTCTGAGCGTCCTCTTTCCCTTCCATCTCCATCAGGGAGCGCTTGCGAGGTTTAGACCAGCGCTTTCCATGATCCTCCTCTTTGTCCTTGTTGTCATCTCGATAGTGGCCAGTCTCATTCATATGGACCGTCAACCCCACTAATGTATCATAGGCAGCACTGCAGTCTTTACAGCGGAATTTGCTTGCACCGGTGAAGACAGAGCCATACAGCTTATTGTTTTGGCGGTAGAGCTGCACGGTGCTGAAAAGGCTAGGCTCTGGTAAAAGGTGGTAGGGGGTCTGCTGAAGAGTTTTTGCAAGTGCTGCCTGGTGCCAGTCATAGGCCACACCACTGCCGTTATTAGCCACTCCACTGTTGCTCCCATTGCTACTGGTTGCACTGTGGCTGCCAACTGAGCTAGCTGCTGTGCTATTAGTGTTAACAGTTGTGGTGCCGGTGTGGTTGACAGTGGCGCTGGAACTCCTGCCATTGTGGTGACTGTTGATCATGTTGATCCCATTGCTCTTATTTGCAGTTGTTGTCGTGTTTGCGGAGACAGGGGCAGTAGAAGCAGCTTCTGAATTGGTGAGGACGCTGCTGACACTGCCAGCTGCAGCAGACTTGGATTTCATGATGTCCATTGTAATGCTGGACCAAGAGGCATCTGAAATGAGGTTTGCATAGACGGCTTTCATCTGTGCCAGGCTATCCTGGAAAGAGAGGCCGTTGTTGGGTGAGAAGGGCAACGTTGTACCCTCCTTCTCTTGACCATCCCGAGAGGAGGTGCTTTTGAAGTCGGTAAGTCGGTCACTGGCATCACTAAGCGGGGACCCGTATCCGGCATCAGGGTTGGTGCCATTGCTGAGTGGCGAGTCTCTGTAACTCGGTGGCTGCCCCCCTTCTacatcttcctcttcctcattgCACAGAAACTCAGTGTCCTGACCATCTAATGAGAGGCCGTCATCCTGAAGGTGCTCTTCGTCATCGTGAGTGGGTGCCTTAAGTTCATCTTCGGGCATGTACGCTAGAAGACAAAATGGGAGAAAAGAAGAGGGTGGTGGTTAGCAGGGTAAATGTAAGGATTCAAAGTATGTTAAAAAGAGCTATAAAAAACACTTGATAGGAAATGTGGGCATTTTATTCTTAACCATTGCAATTGTCTGTCTGTGTCTCCACGTATGCttgcacaagttttattttacacacatgtggcTCTGAAAACACATGGTGAAAAAACCTCCAAGGGAAATATAAATCACTGCGCTTCTGACAGTTGTCCTTTTCCTACCCAACTCCCTATTCCTTCACACATCCCTCATGTTCCCCGGGAAATGACTGGCTGTTTGGCCTTGTTAGCCAGCTGCATGCTTGCATGTCTAACtccctttttcctttttgtttttctgttcccTAAGTTTTATTGCCTCTCAATCATCCAGTACGTGAAGTTCAACTCCTCAAATGTTAAGATTATGCAGCTGATCTGGAAACACTAATTGGATGCTATTGCAGCTTTTCCTAACCCACTAAATTGAGCAGAAGGTCACTCCCATTTGAGATAATAAGCGCAGAAACTGACAAAACAATGGTGTTTGGAATCAGGCTGCAAGTGATTGTTAAGGATAGGAATATGGAGCAGACAGACAatatattcatgaaaaaatgtaaaagagcaGCAGTTAGTGGAACAGGAgacactgtatgtgtgtttgcatgctgGGAAGAGCGAACACAACAAGTATCCGTAAGTAGGAAAGACATGGAGTGGTTAGAGGGAGAACAAGTGAATGAAAAGTAGACATAGGGGATGAAGGAAAAGTAAGAATGAAGTGGTGGGTTTTCTAGGCGACAAGGGGCGGGGGGGAGGGATGCGAGCgaaagaaaagagagagagggtgagGGAGGCAGGGAGACAGGAAAGACAGCCCCCTAGCTTCTTCCTTTATCTCCTTCCTGCATGGTGAGATGTGTGTCCTAGATGCCAGTATCAATCTTTCCTGATGAAACAGATGTGCTGTCAGCTTCAAACGGCACGCTAACCTGTCATATCATAATCTAAGTGGACATAATACCTGATATATATACACTGGCACCATTTACTGCTGCCTGAGAGGAGATgggtggaggaggtgggggaGGTGAGCAGCTGCACCATGCACTGTGACTATGTGATGATGTGCATGTGAGCGCATCAGTAAGTGCCTGTTTGGTAACGCACGTTTGCCTGCACGCTCACCTTCACAATGCAGCTTATACTTAGCTTGCTCTTACAGTGCAAACGTGAGACGGCCGACCATAATATTGTCTATAAATCTGAGTGTGCTGTGTGCTGCTGATACACCCTTCTCCAAATGAGCAACTTACTCCGCCCGATGCCTGACAGGATTTCAGTGAAATGAGAGCACTACAGGAGAACCTGGCTACGCTTCAATCCCACTGACAGACTGAAACCGAGACAGTTTCTAAAACTCCTGAAAATCCCTAACACAGCAGATTAGCATTATGTGATGTACTCTCTACAACACATCTGCACGTCTTCAGTGTCTTCTGTTAGGGTGCCTTCCCACACTAACCTGCTTCCAGAGAATGTGGCTATCAATGCATATCAGCCATTTAATATAAAATGCATCCTGCAGAAAGGCTATCCATTTATCATGCACCCAAACGTACAGTAGGAATTACCCAGCTGAGTCACTTGCGTCAGCTGCCGCCCCCAAAAAATAGCTACACCCCAATATTtagcaatacacacacacaaacactgcagcggaaaagagaaagagcaGAAAAATCTGCGGATGAGTGACAAAACACAGACTGCAATAGGGAGGGGCTTCAAGCGATGAGCAGGTCGCCAGGGAACCCATTGATGATCCCTGTCAATCAATGCCTGTCCTGCCatgttgtcatggaaacaaCAAAGAGGGAGCTATCAAAAGCATGGAGACAAAAGAGTGCCAGAGAGAGACATCTGTAAAAATCATAGGCAGCAACCAGATTGTTTTGCAAACCATAAATGTACATTAGTGATGAAACATGGTTAAAGTTAGCCTCAAATGAATGCTCTCTGCCTCGCCTTTGAAATGCTCATCTGACAGGACGCTGAAATCTGAATTGGCAATGAGGAGGTAAAAATATTAAGTGCTTCATATCAAACGTGTCGCTTCAATCACTGCCACTTGAAGATGTGTGATTCTAACTGGCAAACAGATTAAGCCTACAACCCCCCCGCCCTTGTGCTCTGGACACGCATATGCAATGTTACACCAGCAGGAAGGGGCGGGCTAAGGGTGGGATAAGGCTGGCATCCCTGGCGGTTTGGTTTGCAGAGTGGGTGATGGCTGTGAGTAGGGCCATCTGCACGGGCACCAAAGCGCTTGTCACTTTTGCTCGGGAACGTGCCGCCATCAAGGAGACAGGCGGCAGTGTGGCCAGGATAGCGCCACAGACAGACTGTCACAAACTGCAGCAATCAAGCTCTGCCACCAGCCATACGAGATCACCAGCAACACACACCAAAGAGGCAGGATATTTGCATCCCAGTGAATCACTCATCTTCAGTTTCTACACATATAGTTGCTACAAAGCGGGATCTGAAATATGTTAAGTACTAAAAAGGTTTCTAGTAGCCCCTCTGGATGTCATAAAAGACCCTTTGGAAAGCATAATGCAAAAATGGATTGACACACGCATTACGCTTGTATGAAGTAGGTTCTCATGTCCCAGACTACAAAATGTTCTTCGGGCTTAGGACACATAAGAGGCTGAAAGATCAGGCAattattattctaaaaaaaaaaaaaaaggaaagaaatcaTCGATGcctatacagtaaatacagtacaatgcaTCATAGTATGCTATGTAATTAAAACTGGTTCTTACAGAGCGAGTATGCAGTCCCGTCCTCGTACAGAGAGGACAGTTGGTCATATGTGGCAGTGAGCGCCCTTCTTTCTGCCTCAACATAACATTGGGCCTCACAGTGTGACAACATGCTTGACCTATGAAAAGATCATCTCTAAAACATTCTCTCCCAAACACAGTTTGACTTTTTTATGACTTGATTTCTGTAAACGATACCACATTGAATCCAAGCAAAGTACACGTCTGCATTTTGGCAAGCAGTGAAGAAACAACACATCACTCAGTTTCAAAACTTTTCTATCTATTTTCCACCCATCCCTTTACTCCCCGctttcttcctctcctttgCAGAGAGTCTGCTTGGTT
It contains:
- the LOC129184782 gene encoding teashirt homolog 1-like, yielding MPRRKQQEPRRSAAYMPEDELKAPTHDDEEHLQDDGLSLDGQDTEFLCNEEEEDVEGGQPPSYRDSPLSNGTNPDAGYGSPLSDASDRLTDFKSTSSRDGQEKEGTTLPFSPNNGLSFQDSLAQMKAVYANLISDASWSSITMDIMKSKSAAAGSVSSVLTNSEAASTAPVSANTTTTANKSNGINMINSHHNGRSSSATVNHTGTTTVNTNSTAASSVGSHSATSSNGSNSGVANNGSGVAYDWHQAALAKTLQQTPYHLLPEPSLFSTVQLYRQNNKLYGSVFTGASKFRCKDCSAAYDTLVGLTVHMNETGHYRDDNKDKEEDHGKRWSKPRKRSLMEMEGKEDAQKVLKCMYCGHSFESLQDLSVHMIKTKHYQKVPLKEPVPALATKLVPASAKKRAIQDAIISPCSPDSIHTGGTGGNASLGDVGKDAKAAANPYVTANNRYGYQNGASYTWQFEARKAQILKCMECGSSHDTLQQLTAHMMVTGHFLKVTNSASKKGKQLVFDPVVEEKIQSIPLPPTTTRLPVPNSVKSQPVSPALSSGSEEKREVSEDEKVESGEPVEKKIKEEKDDTGEKVETDATSYKYLREEDLEETPKEGLDILKSLENTVSSAISKAQTGTPTWGGYPSIHAAYQLQGAIKSSTAVLPPTIQSVQMQPMFNSGLRSLVSDPSSVIHSPRSPSSPTPLRSNVTAMEELVEKVTGKPTSVKKEKEEKVVSVDRSRPPSLVKSPSPALREQREQVVSPNDFTGGKPSSMRSTSPGSVESEFICKKEPKESLVDVHNSNSRNGPEACQSPVTNGNSLGIITDHSPGSPFINPLSALQSIMNTHLGKASKPVSPAADPLSMLYKISNSVMDKPAFNPPSQGKPAEPINHYPLYENNDQPMDLSKHKSSTKSNSHNNNSSSVVKNIVNGNKPLIALADTVSSPLRENALMDISDMVKNLTGRLTPKSSTPSSISEKSDADGSAFEDALEDLSPVQKRKGRQSNWNPQHLLILQAQFASSLRETPEGRYAMTDLGPQERVHICKFTGLSMTTISHWLANVKYQLRRTGGTKFLKNMDSCQPVFLCGDCASQFRTPSSYISHLESHLGFSLKDLSKLSTEHLREQQAASKVITDKMTFGSPLSALTTPEDDIGSVYQCRLCNRTFVSKHAVKLHLSKTHGKSPEDHLVFVTALEKLEKLDKMETV